TTGCTTGGTGGgttttgagcctaggatgaggcgtaacgcatgctcggcgacctcccgtgGTACGCTCggcatgttagaaggtttccatgccAAGACATCATGATTGACGCATAGAAAGTtggcgagctcgcattcctatttggccaggagcttggccccaatccacactgtcttggttgggttggtggggtcaatcctcaccgccttagtttcctcgattgGGTGaaaggcagtcgaggaggttggcttgtggTAGTCTAGGACTGCTGAAGTCAATGAATTTCTGAGCTGAGGGAGCTCGGCTGAAttgatgacggcagtggcaaGCTCATAATGCTCATGATCGCACAtgtaggcatgcgaaaaggtgctacccacagtgatgatgatgtttggtcccggcatcttcaacttgaggtaggtgtagttagggatcgcgatgaacttggcatagcatggtcgccccaagatggtgtggcaGGACACtcggaagtccaccacctcaaaggtgaggacctccaagcagaagttggctcggtagCCAAATGTGACatgcaggtcgatctgcccgagcgagTATGACTGCATCCCTAGGATCAcgtcgtggaagggagagctcactaggcaGAGCTCcaaccaggggatgcgcatggcgtcgagggtgtcgacgtagagaatgttgaggccgctacctctgtCCATCAGTACCTTAGTGAGGCTCTTCTTGAAGTCAATAGGGTCGATTACGAGCGGGCAACGGCTTGGTCtggcgatgtgggaaggatggtccctctgatcaaaagtgatcgaagATTCTAACcaactaaggaaagaggggatgggcATTTTGGcggtgcatgcctctctatagcgcaccttatgctagcgcttggagtagattgaagggttatgaggatgctatgctagccggaaaacaaaaatttcgacctcataaaccaggatctactgctagttatagatcatgggattaccactagacgcgtaggtgcagcggaagcgactcgatgtagtcgaacaTGTCATAGCAGTGCCATGCAGTTGTGAGGTCGTCTGTCCGTCCGTCCCCTTTGTGCAGTTCGTCCTTGTGCTCTAGATGTAGCACCTCTGAGatatccacacgtacagggaggaagcgttgcGCCTCCAGACTGCTAGGTCCACGAGGAGCAACAAGTATGGGCGTAGGATGGGCGGCTATGGCTGCTAAAAGGCATGGATTAATTTGCCCTGTTgccccaccccacatatttataggcgtccctaatgagatcctgagttggaggcccattagtaaccgtAAGCCTTGTCTAATTTAGATCCAATCCAAactaggcttccagccccttaagcgtgtgACCCTATAGGTTCacacacacatagacatggctcgagtactcctactcgaccattagttgatagcggcctctagcaaggcatgtcaactcctatgcgtacgcaaagatcatatcagacgaaccaccataaaaccacatacttgttattcccttgcctcatgatatttgatccaactcataggttaacacctaacccaagcatggccatgcatttcttgatctaatcattagagtgatccagtgatatctctctcatatatagagaggggcaaattccatcttgattgtctatgtctcatatcATGTTTCCTgacaaacccgaaaaccaccttttataactaccctgttacggagtagcaTTTGATAATCCCTGAGTatgtcgtttcacatcttgaatacatacaacaatctcaggtctaaggacataacgtacatgatgtgaatagagataataacaacatctcacgttgggttagtctagccccatgtcatacatgtgcccacattattagtttgacatctccatgtctatgacttgtgaaacatagtcatcaactaataatgtgctaatccattattcatgtgtgtctacacacgaactctgaccagggacaacattagaataaccattcaagtaaaagagtttcacaaacaattcacataattgctaatcgatacagtttgtctttaatggaaattcaatgaactcataatatatcatggatacaaggcaatataatcatctctatgattatctctagggcatactcctaacAATCTCtcacttgcactagagttaatctcgaagatatctaatacccatagctcttatgtgtgcctcatgcttaggctgtggaagagcctttgtcaaaggatctacaacattcaaatctatgtgtatcttgcacatcttgatctcatctcgtCTAACGAACTCTTGAATGAGGTGAGATTTCTGTAGTACATGTTTgctcttttggtgattccttggctccttagcctgcacaattgccccattgttgtcataatgtagattcaatgggctgGACACATTTGGAAACACACCAAGatcaatgaggaacctcctcatccaaacaccttccttcgCAGCTCCAGAAGCTGCAATGTACTCGGCCTCTGTTGTAGAATCGGTCACCAtctcctgcttggaacttttccaacttatagcaccaccatttattgtgaacacaaaacctgattgagattgtgaatcatccgtgtcagtttggaagctagcatcggtgtaaccatttacaacaaggtcctcctcacctccatagattaggaacacatctttagtccttctcaagtacttaagaatgtttttaacaagtgtccagtgactctctcctagatcagcttggtacctgctcgcaacacttagagcatatgagacatctgggtgagtacatatcatggcatacatgatggaaccaactatcgaggcatatggaaccttactcatgcgcttccgctcatcagctatcgaaggacactgtttatcgctaaagcgcataccatgtgacatagacaagaaccctttcttggactgttccatgttgaatcatttcaacaccttgtcaatgtacgtatcttggcttaatcctataagcctcttcgatctatttctatagatcttgatgcccaaaatatatgctgcttctcctaaatTCTTCATAGAAAAACTATTATTCAATGAAGTCTTTAcggattgcaacataggaatgtcattcccaatcaataatatgtcatccacatacaagataaAAAATACAACAGCActcccactttccttcttgtaaacacaaggttcttcttcattctaacgaaagccaaaccctttgaccacttcatcaaaatgaatgttccaactctgagatgcttgctttaacccataaatggatttctgaagcTTGCATATTTTTCtagcattgtttggatcaacaaaacctttagcctatatcatatacacgtcctgatccaaatttccatttagaaaagctattttaacatccatctgccatatctcataatcgaaataagcagctattgctagaatgatctggatagatttaagcatcgctaccggcgagaaagtctcgtcgtagtcaattccttgaacttgctgaaaaccctttgcaacaagtcgagctttatagatgtgaatgtttccatccatatcctttttctttttatagatccatttgcactctatgggtctaaccccatcaggcgggtcaaccaagttccaaacttgattgtttcccatggaatctatcttagatctcatggcactttgccatttctcgGAATCTGAGTCCATCATTGCTTTCGCATAAGTCATAGGTTTGTCATcgtctaacaataacaaatccccatgtaactcatggattcttgctgaccttcgtggctgtggcggtgtttctattgccacgggtatctcaacttgttctgctacattagcatcactcgtagagtccttcccacttttctctctttcaagaaactctttctctaagaaaacactgttctgagcaacaaacactttgccctctgatcagttgtagaagtaataccctaaagtttccttcggATATCCCACAAAAAAACATTTGTCTGatttgggtgttagtttatctgtcataagtcatttgacataaacttcacaaccccaaatttttagaaaagacaaactgggactcttaccagtccacatctcatatggtgtcttaactactgacttagatggtaccctattcaatgtgaaagtggctgtttctagagcgtatccccaaaatgataacGATAGGTCTAACTGGCTCATCATAGAccgaaccatgtccaacaaagtccGATTACGTCGCTCGGACACGCCATTTCTCTAAGGCGTTCCAGGTGGCGTAAGCTGTGGAATAATTccgcaactctttagatgattgctaaactcaTGGCTCAAATATTAGCCTCCACGATCAGAtcgcaaagccttaattttcttgccacgttgattctctacttcactctgaaactccttgaacttttcaaatgtctcagacttatgtttcattaagtagacatagccatatctactaaagtcatcagtgaaggttatgaagtattggaatccgCCTCTTGCTATCGTACTCATTGGTCTGCATACATCAGTATGTTCCAGCAAGTCTGCCACCCTCTTAGGAAAACCTATGAAAGGCGTCTTGGTCATCTTGTCCagcaggcaagcctcacatgtctcgtatgattcaaaatcaaacgaagttaaaagcccatcagaatggagcctcttcatgcgattctcacttatatgacctaaacgacaatgccacatataggtaggacttaactcattaagctgaggccttttagcacttatattacAGATAGGAGCATcttcaaaatttaaaataaataacccattcacaatggatgcagaagccacaaacatgtcatttttagagatcacacaaccattgtctttactcgcaaatgaataaccatccttcatcaaacatgaaggtaacacaatgttttgacttaaactaggaacaaaataacaattattcaactccataataaatcctgacgggaggtggagttgcatcgtccCGACGTTCAATGCAacaactcttgcattattgcccacacggaaatcaacttctcccttttccacgcttctacttcttatcattccctacatcatattgcaaatatgagcaaccgatccggtatcaaatacccaagaattaatataagaattagcaaggaaaatgtctgtaacataaacaacaagtgtacaagTTGCGGGAGTACCTTTACTGCCGCGATCCTTAATGGATTCTAGGTACAGCTTGCAGTTCCTCTTCCACTGACCTTCCCATGATAATGAAAGCACTCAGCATCAGCAGGTGGTCTAGCCTTGGGCGTaggtgggtttggcttagagatatcatctttagccttgccctttttcttcttccaagaagtgcccttcttcttaaacttaggcttattttggaccgccatcacatggctactgccagcacctttcttgatGTCAGCCTCTGCtgttttaagcatgccacataactcattcaagcccttctccgccccatgcatatggtagttcaTGATGAAATTTCCATAGCTGGGCGGAAGAGATGCGAGAATAAAATCAATAGCTAATTCAAGGCCAATTGGGAAGCCTAGCTTCTCCAACCCctgagtgtaaccaaccattttgatcacatgtggcccaactgTTGTGCTCTCTTCTAGTTTGGTttcagcaaaagcctttgagacattgaaccttttagtcctggcttgagtctggaacatatcattgagcgccacgatcatatcgtgcgctgcatggttattgtcaaactgcaactgcagatctagttccatacaagcaagcataagaCAACTCACTTTaagatcagcatcacatgctTTCTTGTAAGCGTTTTTCTCTGCAGCAGGTGCATTATCAACAGGCTCATCTGGTAATGGGGTGTCTAGAAATTCTTCCTTTTTCTCTgccctgagaacaattctcaggttgcggatccaatccgcatagtttgttccattcaacttatctttctcaagaattgaacgcaaagtaaatggttgattgctaggtgccatttatctacaacaaaagtaatgcaaaatactaagacaatgtatccaagatagagtaaacaatattaaaactttaatataatctactcccactaaaatcaatatccctctattgaaacttagtgattcaagacccacaactaacaagtctactagtgagctttagcatcactgctagaagacatggtagattggtaagcaactctttgctaatcatatcacatatgactcttattgttgggtagcatctctatgctttggtgcccaactactcatgctccaaggtccctaaccgttaggatgaccttgttcaagtaaccaacccttttgctgtaagtatccgatatgaacctgtctagtcaagggaaaccagtggcaccctaatttcatagacccaccactGATTGTACAAGACAGCTGacagtgcaaggtttggggaagcattttaacttaaacattgccAAGGGATTgttctacttcaccatcgcatgtagacaaaaacattatCGCATGTGAAAGTAGAATATAGTAAGAACAGCATTAACATTGagatatgacatggtatagcccaacgttcctttggggatctccatcaaattgttcctcatgatgatctccatctccatgatccatgtatgccatccttcagtgatgagtccatcaagactagctatcactaacgcaAGGCAGTGAAGAAGATTACATAGTCGCGGATAGGATCATCATAGTTTGGCACGCAGGCCATTACATCAATTTGACAATATCTTAGTGGCTCTAGCCATACTATCATACTCacgacatgcaagccatgaattaattacatacatgcatcacatacacataagggctataccagtcaTAAATTCCTGCAAAACAGAGTTAACCGATTCCGACGTCTAATCTTAAAACGCCAAAAACACCATCTTCCTGGCCTTTTTTGCAAATCTAATTTTAGCGAAGCCGGCAATGCCGGTGAGAATCGGATGTAAAAAAtttctctacaattttcatatagaatttgtctcaatccgaggtcgtatgcaaaagttatggctgttttaccgaacaacactttttcttgcaccccggcgcccggcagtagatccaatctatcaccgttgcgcatcacatgcgctcggcacttgacctaggttcgattcgatcaatctgattgatctccatcttgccatgactggatttacatgtatcacttaactcAGATGGCGGAATTCCGACCGGTACGAGTAGATCGTTACAAGACCAACATGGTAAAATCACAaaccatgatcagagactcatctacaaccGCGCATATCTCCATACACACTCATCCGAACCTATAATGATGCAgtaatggctctgataccactgaagggttatgaggatgctacgctagccggaaaacaaaaattttgacctcataaaccaggatctactgctagttatagatcacaggattaccactagacgtgcAGGTGCAGCAGAAGTGACTCAATGTAGTCGAATGTGTCGTAGCAGTGCCATGCAGTTGTGAGGTCGTCTATCCATCCGTCCCCTTcgtgcggttcgtccttgtgctccagacgcagcacctccgaggtatccacacgtacagggacGAAGCGTTGCACCTCTGGACTGCTAGGTCCACAAGGAGCAGCAGGTGcgggcgtaggatgggcggcTGTGGCTGCCAAAAGGCATGGATTGATTTGCCCCATTgccccaccccacatatttataggcgtccctaatgagatcccgagttggaggcccattagtaaccctaagccttgtctaattcgGATCCAATCTGAACTAGGCTTtgagccccttaagcgtgc
This DNA window, taken from Miscanthus floridulus cultivar M001 chromosome 13, ASM1932011v1, whole genome shotgun sequence, encodes the following:
- the LOC136500021 gene encoding uncharacterized protein, coding for MPIPSFLSWLESSITFDQRDHPSHIARPSRCPLVIDPIDFKKSLTKVLMDRGSGLNILYVDTLDAMRIPWLELCLVSSPFHDVILGMQSYSLGQIDLHVTFGYRANFCLEVLTFEVVDFRVSCHTILGRPCYAKFIAIPNYTYLKLKMPGPNIIITVGSTFSHAYMCDHEHYELATAVINSAELPQLRNSLTSAVLDYHKPTSSTAFHPIEETKAVRIDPTNPTKTVWIGAKLLAK